A window of Amycolatopsis australiensis contains these coding sequences:
- a CDS encoding YbaB/EbfC family nucleoid-associated protein: MAEFDMELAAARVAEQADRAGSAAAARLARSGPVVGKASSGDGAVEVQVAPGGLLTGVTIHRSALRHGSAVLADQIMELAQRATRRAGDRMYHALASVVDREQLETLGYEPIPDDDPDAETYSYGR, from the coding sequence GTGGCTGAATTCGACATGGAGCTGGCGGCGGCACGCGTCGCCGAGCAGGCCGACCGGGCCGGCTCGGCAGCGGCCGCCCGCCTCGCGCGCTCAGGCCCCGTGGTGGGCAAGGCTTCTTCGGGCGACGGCGCCGTCGAGGTCCAGGTGGCGCCCGGCGGGTTGCTCACCGGCGTGACCATCCACCGGTCGGCGCTGCGGCACGGGTCGGCGGTGCTCGCCGACCAGATCATGGAGCTGGCCCAGCGCGCGACCCGGCGCGCGGGCGACCGGATGTACCACGCGCTGGCGTCCGTCGTCGACCGCGAACAGCTGGAAACGCTGGGGTACGAGCCGATCCCGGACGACGACCCGGACGCCGAGACCTACTCGTACGGAAGGTGA
- a CDS encoding DsbA family protein, whose protein sequence is MAQARGASSDRRKWIIGIAAVVVVAALVIGGVIWTIADRNKTEGQIIDPGRTTSSLAGDVTQKRDGVVVTVGKPGAKASIDVYADFLCPICGQFEKTYKSQIEQAINDGKLQVRYHMVPLLNDRSDPPGYSLDSANAALAAADAGKFLQFHDALFANQPEEGKRGYDKAQLIKLGQDVGITDPAFARTVDAGTYDQQLNAAFQQIENDPKLAQDFGNGQSGFGTPTVTANGAIVSWQDRGWLTKITG, encoded by the coding sequence GTGGCCCAGGCCAGGGGCGCGTCGTCCGACCGGCGGAAGTGGATCATCGGGATCGCCGCCGTGGTCGTCGTGGCCGCGCTCGTGATCGGCGGCGTGATCTGGACGATCGCGGACCGGAACAAGACCGAGGGCCAGATCATCGACCCGGGCCGGACCACCAGCTCGCTGGCCGGGGACGTCACGCAGAAGCGTGACGGTGTCGTCGTCACCGTCGGCAAGCCGGGCGCGAAGGCCTCGATCGACGTCTACGCCGACTTCCTCTGCCCGATCTGCGGCCAGTTCGAGAAGACCTACAAGAGCCAGATCGAGCAGGCCATCAACGACGGCAAGCTGCAGGTGCGCTACCACATGGTGCCGCTGCTCAACGACCGCTCCGACCCGCCCGGCTACTCGCTCGACTCGGCGAACGCGGCGCTCGCCGCGGCCGACGCCGGCAAGTTCCTCCAGTTCCACGACGCGCTGTTCGCGAACCAGCCCGAGGAGGGCAAGCGGGGCTACGACAAGGCGCAGCTGATCAAGCTCGGCCAGGACGTCGGCATCACCGATCCGGCGTTCGCCCGGACGGTCGACGCCGGGACGTACGACCAGCAGCTGAACGCCGCGTTCCAGCAGATCGAGAACGATCCGAAGCTGGCGCAGGACTTCGGCAACGGGCAGAGCGGCTTCGGCACGCCGACGGTGACCGCGAACGGCGCGATCGTGTCCTGGCAGGACCGCGGCTGGCTCACGAAGATCACCGGCTGA
- a CDS encoding family 1 glycosylhydrolase, which translates to MVRGNRAIFVVLALLAGMLAGVGPAVAAPTFFWGVATSGYQSEGSAPDSNWRRYEQAKTSSIKDSYRESADFRHHYAEDIDRAKQLGVNVFRFSVEWARIEPRPGQVDETELAYYDDVVRHVVAAGMRPMITLDHWVYPGWVADQGGWDSDRTRDAWLANARRVVERYKGLGALWITINEPTVYLQNEIGNGGLAAWKAPWMLSRLVQVHRAAYDMIHALDPGALVSSNTAFIPVAQGVLDASFLDHVKDKLDFAGVDYYYGASLDNVSAAHAANGEFWKVTPQPDGIYYALRYYATKFPGLPLYVVENGMPTDNGNARPDGYTRSDHLRDHVYWVQRAKADGMNVIGYNYWSLTDNYEWGSYEPRFGLYTVDALTDPALTRRPTDAVATYRALIANHGVGDGYTPVRPPGFCSVVDGLSSCLNPARYPGPLAPLG; encoded by the coding sequence GTGGTGCGCGGGAACCGGGCGATCTTCGTGGTGCTGGCCCTCCTGGCGGGCATGCTCGCCGGTGTGGGGCCGGCAGTCGCCGCGCCGACGTTCTTCTGGGGTGTCGCGACGTCGGGGTACCAGTCGGAGGGCTCGGCACCGGACAGCAACTGGCGCCGCTACGAACAGGCGAAGACGTCGTCGATCAAGGACTCCTACCGCGAGTCCGCCGACTTCCGCCACCACTACGCCGAGGACATCGACCGGGCGAAGCAGCTGGGCGTGAACGTGTTCCGCTTCAGCGTCGAGTGGGCGCGGATCGAGCCGCGTCCCGGCCAGGTGGACGAAACCGAGCTGGCGTACTACGACGACGTCGTGCGGCACGTCGTGGCCGCCGGCATGCGGCCGATGATCACCCTCGACCACTGGGTCTACCCGGGCTGGGTCGCCGACCAGGGCGGCTGGGACAGCGACCGGACACGCGACGCCTGGCTGGCCAACGCCCGTCGCGTCGTCGAGCGCTACAAGGGCCTCGGCGCGCTGTGGATCACGATCAACGAGCCGACGGTCTACCTGCAGAACGAGATCGGCAACGGCGGGCTGGCCGCGTGGAAGGCGCCCTGGATGCTCTCGCGCCTGGTCCAGGTGCACCGCGCCGCGTACGACATGATCCACGCGCTGGACCCGGGCGCGCTCGTCTCCAGCAACACGGCGTTCATCCCGGTGGCGCAGGGCGTGCTGGACGCGTCGTTCCTGGACCACGTGAAGGACAAGCTCGACTTCGCGGGCGTCGACTACTACTACGGCGCGAGCCTGGACAACGTGAGCGCGGCGCACGCGGCCAACGGCGAGTTCTGGAAGGTGACACCCCAGCCGGACGGCATCTACTACGCGTTGCGCTATTACGCGACGAAGTTCCCGGGCCTGCCGCTGTACGTGGTGGAGAACGGAATGCCGACCGACAACGGCAACGCGCGCCCGGACGGCTACACGCGCTCCGACCACCTGCGCGACCACGTCTATTGGGTGCAGCGCGCGAAGGCCGACGGCATGAACGTGATCGGCTACAACTACTGGAGCCTCACGGACAACTACGAGTGGGGCAGCTACGAGCCGAGGTTCGGACTGTACACAGTGGACGCCCTGACGGACCCGGCCCTGACCCGGCGGCCGACCGACGCGGTGGCGACGTACCGCGCGTTGATCGCGAACCACGGGGTCGGGGACGGGTACACGCCGGTGCGGCCGCCGGGGTTCTGCTCGGTGGTGGATGGTTTGAGCAGCTGCCTGAACCCGGCCCGGTACCCGGGCCCGCTGGCCCCGCTGGGCTGA
- a CDS encoding DinB family protein, protein MTREHEDLLSLLTEVRSRLLITVRGISDGEAAKRTTVSALTLGGLIRHLATGERLWLQILRTADGSLPEGMLDTAQYTMSETLSHWLSAYETAAAETDAYVASLPSLDVEVRLPTTPWSPPEPQFWSARRIVLHLIHETAQHAGHADIIRESLDGANSTAQLA, encoded by the coding sequence ATGACTCGCGAACACGAAGACCTCTTGAGCCTGCTGACCGAAGTCCGCTCCCGGCTGCTGATCACGGTCCGCGGCATTTCGGACGGGGAAGCGGCCAAGCGCACGACGGTCAGCGCACTGACCCTGGGCGGCCTGATCCGCCACCTGGCCACGGGAGAACGCCTGTGGCTGCAGATCCTGCGCACGGCCGACGGATCGCTACCGGAGGGGATGCTGGACACGGCGCAGTACACCATGAGCGAGACGTTGTCCCATTGGCTGTCGGCCTACGAAACGGCTGCGGCCGAGACCGACGCGTACGTGGCTTCGCTGCCTTCCCTGGACGTCGAGGTCCGGCTGCCGACGACACCGTGGTCACCGCCCGAGCCCCAGTTCTGGTCGGCGCGCCGGATCGTCCTGCACCTGATCCACGAGACGGCCCAGCACGCGGGCCACGCGGACATCATCCGGGAATCCCTCGACGGCGCGAACTCCACGGCTCAGCTGGCTTAG
- a CDS encoding RICIN domain-containing protein: protein MPRRPLLRILAFFAACLGLSLGAPAVQAATPFKVLAFYSGTYDAAHISFEKEANVWFPQQASANGYTYTATTDWNQLTTITPSQYQVVLFLDDQPQSPAQFQGFQRYMQAGGAFFGFHVTAYNDSSTPSYADWFHNDFLGTGRFTSNTWGPTPETLKIENRTHPATANLPSTIRSSTSEWYAWQNDLRQNPDITILASMDASTFPIGTDPNQTWYSGYYPIVWTNKNYKMLYANFGHNAMNYDTNTALSSTFESADQNRLVLDGLKWLGGGSTTPPDPGTIDPAAWYAVVNKANGKCIDARAAGSTNGTVIQQYTCNGTAAQQYQFAPTSGGFDRINNRTNASEVIDVTGVSTADNAGLQLWSYSGGGNQQWQPVSDGGGYYHFVARHSGKCLTVPGASTADSVQLVQATCTGGAAQSFKVA from the coding sequence ATGCCCCGCCGTCCCCTGCTCAGAATCCTGGCGTTCTTCGCCGCCTGCCTCGGCTTGAGCCTGGGTGCCCCGGCGGTCCAGGCCGCGACGCCGTTCAAGGTGCTCGCCTTCTACAGCGGTACCTACGACGCCGCGCACATCAGCTTCGAGAAGGAAGCCAACGTCTGGTTCCCGCAGCAGGCGAGCGCCAACGGCTACACCTACACCGCGACGACCGACTGGAACCAGCTGACGACCATCACGCCGAGCCAGTACCAGGTCGTCCTGTTCCTCGACGACCAGCCGCAGTCGCCGGCGCAGTTCCAGGGTTTCCAGCGGTACATGCAGGCCGGCGGCGCGTTCTTCGGCTTCCACGTCACGGCCTACAACGACAGCTCGACACCGTCGTACGCCGACTGGTTCCACAACGACTTCCTCGGCACCGGCCGGTTCACGTCCAACACCTGGGGTCCGACCCCGGAGACGTTGAAGATCGAGAACCGCACGCATCCCGCGACGGCGAACCTGCCGTCGACGATCCGGTCATCGACGTCCGAGTGGTACGCGTGGCAGAACGACCTGCGCCAGAACCCGGACATCACGATCCTGGCATCGATGGACGCCTCGACGTTCCCGATCGGCACCGACCCGAACCAGACCTGGTACAGCGGGTACTACCCGATCGTGTGGACGAACAAGAACTACAAGATGCTCTACGCCAACTTCGGCCACAACGCGATGAACTACGACACGAACACCGCGCTGTCTTCGACGTTCGAGAGCGCCGACCAGAACCGGCTCGTGCTCGACGGCCTGAAGTGGCTTGGCGGCGGCTCCACCACGCCGCCCGATCCCGGCACGATCGACCCGGCCGCGTGGTACGCCGTGGTGAACAAGGCGAACGGCAAGTGCATCGACGCGCGGGCCGCGGGCAGCACCAACGGCACGGTGATCCAGCAGTACACCTGCAACGGCACCGCCGCGCAGCAGTACCAGTTCGCGCCGACCAGCGGCGGCTTCGACCGGATCAACAACCGCACCAACGCCAGCGAAGTCATCGACGTCACCGGCGTCTCCACCGCGGACAACGCCGGGCTGCAGCTCTGGTCGTACAGCGGTGGGGGCAACCAGCAATGGCAGCCGGTGTCGGACGGCGGCGGGTACTACCACTTCGTCGCCCGCCACAGCGGCAAGTGCCTGACCGTGCCGGGTGCGTCCACCGCCGACAGCGTCCAGCTGGTGCAGGCCACCTGCACCGGCGGTGCCGCCCAGTCGTTCAAGGTCGCCTGA
- a CDS encoding YbaB/EbfC family nucleoid-associated protein has translation MITTRRLIAQARAREEAMAKVDELLATASGTAHDVDGQVEVTVDARGKLLRLWLAPSAVNLGDRLGPLIVEIAQAAMREATQDGYNKVALLLGEDMTVMIERMTGMPAPARAEDDDPGMTVEEFQRLRAERLGAAAPEAASAVPSAEDEDAYWESFDPASLRSDR, from the coding sequence GTGATCACGACCCGCCGGCTGATCGCCCAGGCCCGCGCCCGCGAAGAGGCGATGGCCAAGGTGGACGAGCTGCTGGCCACGGCGTCCGGCACGGCCCACGACGTCGACGGCCAGGTCGAGGTGACCGTCGACGCGCGCGGCAAGCTGCTGCGGCTCTGGCTGGCCCCGTCGGCGGTGAACCTCGGCGACCGCCTGGGCCCGCTGATCGTGGAGATCGCCCAGGCGGCCATGCGCGAAGCGACCCAGGACGGCTACAACAAGGTCGCGTTGCTGCTGGGCGAGGACATGACGGTGATGATCGAGCGCATGACGGGCATGCCGGCCCCGGCCCGCGCCGAGGACGACGACCCGGGCATGACGGTCGAGGAGTTCCAGCGGCTGCGGGCCGAGCGGCTGGGTGCCGCCGCGCCGGAAGCGGCCTCCGCCGTTCCGAGTGCCGAGGACGAGGACGCGTACTGGGAGTCCTTCGACCCGGCTTCGCTGCGTTCGGACCGCTAA
- a CDS encoding C40 family peptidase yields MTEHAELLVRHGLDTTNQFAQKLRHDPVAISGARDAHVALQTSVGRTRDHASAQRVNLTSASSGATTDRATATSQSLEKEVQDLLDESAEIESAVAEAAETLHVGEIKNDQVRDRIIKEIAASMKALEAVKTIQPPESRAAASRDILMKLQTKISQLTGQAATFSEQTINQLTDIGTRLGGGEQATSASSASTKVGSSFNSNSGYTGGGDSGGGGGGGGGGAVHKPRLPVAIPPQPGSGVAINLPGGKQVMAPNETAAKAVRAALSQLGVPYVWGGTARGVGLDCSGLTMTSYQDAGLQLPRTAAQQTVGAEVPSIDQLLPGDLVVWSGHVAMVIGDGQMIEAGDPVQISKIRTTNAGQQFIGFYRPTG; encoded by the coding sequence GTGACCGAACACGCCGAGCTGCTGGTCCGGCACGGCCTGGACACCACCAACCAGTTCGCGCAGAAGCTGCGCCACGACCCCGTCGCGATCAGCGGCGCGCGCGACGCGCACGTCGCGCTGCAGACGTCGGTCGGCCGCACCCGCGACCACGCCTCCGCGCAGCGCGTGAACCTCACCTCGGCCAGCTCCGGAGCGACGACCGACCGCGCCACCGCGACGTCGCAGAGCCTCGAGAAGGAGGTCCAGGACCTTCTCGACGAAAGCGCCGAGATCGAATCGGCCGTCGCCGAGGCGGCCGAGACACTGCACGTCGGCGAGATCAAGAACGACCAGGTCCGCGACCGGATCATCAAAGAGATCGCCGCGTCGATGAAGGCACTGGAAGCGGTCAAGACCATCCAGCCGCCGGAAAGCCGCGCCGCCGCGTCGCGCGACATCCTGATGAAGCTGCAGACGAAGATCAGCCAGCTCACCGGGCAGGCCGCGACCTTCAGTGAGCAGACCATCAACCAGCTCACCGACATCGGCACCCGGCTGGGCGGCGGCGAGCAGGCGACGTCCGCTTCCTCGGCGTCGACGAAGGTCGGTTCGTCGTTCAACAGCAACAGCGGCTACACCGGCGGCGGCGACTCCGGCGGTGGGGGAGGCGGCGGTGGTGGCGGTGCGGTGCACAAGCCGCGCCTGCCGGTCGCGATCCCGCCGCAGCCCGGCAGCGGTGTCGCGATCAACCTGCCCGGCGGCAAGCAGGTCATGGCGCCGAACGAGACCGCGGCGAAGGCCGTGCGGGCCGCGCTTTCGCAGCTCGGCGTGCCCTACGTCTGGGGCGGCACCGCGCGCGGCGTCGGCCTCGACTGCAGCGGCCTGACCATGACGTCCTACCAGGACGCGGGCCTGCAGCTGCCGCGGACGGCGGCGCAGCAGACGGTCGGGGCCGAGGTGCCCTCGATCGACCAGCTGCTGCCCGGCGACCTCGTCGTGTGGTCGGGGCACGTGGCCATGGTGATCGGCGACGGGCAGATGATCGAGGCGGGCGACCCGGTGCAGATCAGCAAGATCCGCACCACGAACGCGGGACAGCAGTTCATCGGCTTCTACCGCCCGACGGGGTGA